A window from Kovacikia minuta CCNUW1 encodes these proteins:
- a CDS encoding DNA methyltransferase, with amino-acid sequence MWAVTFLFAFTLLVVYFSADVSCRDGSDIIIDKAVQYPEPAPSTTERKQSRYRTEINRLSVADRPAHDWYRFVLSYPPHLVRDYLKRFGVNQQHQVLDPFCGTGTTIVECKKLGIPGVGVEANPMARLASQLKVDWTPDPDALLAHAVKVADATQGAIAKYGKERLTLPEESFKLLLANSISPLPLHKTLVLQEQLQQHHDQRYSGHESLALAKALVSTISNLHFGPEVGVGAAKTDAPVVDAWLREVETIARDLPELQKLPSTPTIAYHADSRQISQILAPRSIDAVITSPPYPNEKDYTRTTRLETVLLGFIHNRAELQALKRGLVRSNTRNVYKTDDDDQWVASHAEIQRIAATIEARRIELGKTSGFERMYARVTKLYFGGMAKHLAELRTVLRPGAQLAYVVGDQASYLRVMIRTGQLLAEIAQVLGYELVSIDLFRTRLATATKEQIREEVVVLRWLGDRAD; translated from the coding sequence GTGTGGGCAGTAACCTTTTTGTTTGCTTTTACCCTATTAGTGGTGTATTTTAGTGCAGATGTCTCTTGCAGAGATGGTTCGGATATTATCATTGATAAAGCTGTGCAATACCCGGAGCCTGCTCCATCAACGACTGAGCGTAAACAGAGCCGATACCGTACAGAAATTAATCGACTCTCTGTTGCCGATCGTCCCGCCCATGATTGGTACCGATTTGTTTTGTCCTATCCACCCCATCTGGTGCGGGACTATTTGAAACGGTTTGGGGTAAATCAGCAGCACCAGGTGCTCGATCCATTCTGCGGTACAGGCACCACGATCGTTGAATGCAAAAAGCTCGGAATTCCAGGTGTTGGGGTGGAAGCAAATCCCATGGCTCGCCTTGCCAGCCAGTTAAAAGTAGATTGGACACCTGATCCCGATGCTTTACTAGCCCATGCGGTTAAGGTTGCTGATGCAACCCAGGGTGCGATCGCAAAATATGGCAAGGAACGACTAACCCTTCCAGAAGAAAGTTTCAAGCTGTTGTTGGCAAACTCAATTAGCCCCCTGCCCCTACATAAAACGTTAGTTTTACAGGAACAGTTGCAGCAGCATCATGATCAGCGGTACTCCGGTCATGAGTCGTTGGCGCTTGCTAAAGCATTAGTTTCTACCATCAGTAATTTGCATTTTGGTCCAGAAGTGGGAGTTGGCGCTGCCAAAACGGATGCACCCGTGGTTGATGCCTGGTTAAGGGAGGTAGAAACCATTGCCCGCGATTTGCCTGAACTTCAAAAGCTCCCTTCTACACCGACGATCGCCTACCATGCTGACTCGCGCCAAATTTCACAGATTTTGGCACCCCGTTCGATCGATGCGGTTATTACCTCACCTCCCTATCCCAACGAGAAAGATTACACTCGGACAACTCGGTTAGAAACCGTTCTCCTCGGTTTCATTCATAACCGGGCTGAGTTACAAGCCTTGAAGCGAGGATTAGTTCGATCGAACACTCGGAATGTTTATAAAACGGATGATGATGACCAATGGGTTGCTTCCCATGCGGAAATTCAACGGATTGCAGCGACGATCGAAGCAAGGCGAATTGAACTGGGTAAAACGAGTGGATTTGAACGGATGTACGCCAGGGTGACGAAACTCTACTTTGGAGGCATGGCAAAACATCTGGCAGAATTAAGGACTGTTTTGCGTCCCGGTGCTCAGTTAGCCTACGTCGTTGGAGATCAGGCGTCTTACCTGCGAGTAATGATTCGCACAGGTCAACTTCTGGCAGAGATTGCTCAAGTATTGGGTTACGAATTAGTCAGCATTGATTTATTCCGGACTCGACTGGCAACAGCAACGAAGGAACAAATCCGAGAAGAGGTTGTTGTTTTGCGCTGGTTGGGTGATAGGGCTGACTGA
- a CDS encoding DUF433 domain-containing protein translates to MNSTTSLLTRITQTPGQCGGRPCIRGMRIRVTDILEMLAENVTVTEILEDFPDLELADIQACLFFAARRTDFPRLTA, encoded by the coding sequence ATGAACTCAACGACTAGCTTGCTAACGCGCATTACTCAAACTCCTGGTCAATGTGGTGGTCGTCCTTGCATCCGAGGGATGCGAATTCGAGTTACTGATATTTTAGAAATGTTGGCTGAAAATGTTACTGTTACCGAGATTTTAGAAGATTTTCCTGATTTGGAACTTGCAGATATTCAAGCTTGTTTATTCTTTGCCGCACGGCGCACTGATTTTCCTAGACTGACGGCATGA
- a CDS encoding bifunctional orotidine-5'-phosphate decarboxylase/orotate phosphoribosyltransferase has product MHFFDRLEAAIARNSSLLVVGLDPNPELLPSRYSNQADTLIAGLRDWLQFVIAETADLVCVYKPTLGFYEALGAPGMALLQETIAAIPPHIPVILDAKHSDLNTSTLFAQTVFGQWQVDAITLCSYAGQDHVAPFLVHSGKAVFVLCCTSNPAAGILQDYPTPETPFYLQVAKEARTWGTPRQLGLEVGTTTPDVLAKVRAIAPERVILVRSIWQEGTDLPQILTAGLDAYGEGLLIPVPQDWLSQEHPGELVQSLREQVNQIRTQIVREGSTCDLWMPDVCILNQHPHLDLILQLYDIGCILFGEFVQASGAVFPYYIDLRKIISNPQLFHQILTAYAVILKTLEFDRIAGIPYGSLPTATGLALHLNRPMIFPRKEVKAHGTRRVIEGNFEPGETVVVVDDILISGNSAMEGAAKLQSAGLMVQDIVVFMDHEQGVKDRLSANGYRAHSVLTISEITETLYQAGRINEAQYEAFADVSRS; this is encoded by the coding sequence ATGCACTTCTTTGATCGGTTAGAGGCGGCGATCGCTCGCAACTCCAGTCTTCTGGTTGTAGGGCTTGATCCCAACCCGGAGTTACTGCCCTCCCGTTACAGCAATCAAGCTGATACCCTGATTGCTGGTTTGCGAGACTGGTTACAGTTTGTGATTGCAGAAACGGCTGATCTCGTCTGTGTCTACAAACCCACCCTGGGGTTTTATGAAGCACTGGGTGCGCCTGGGATGGCACTTCTACAAGAGACGATCGCAGCCATCCCGCCCCATATTCCAGTTATTCTGGATGCTAAGCACAGTGACCTGAACACCAGCACTCTGTTTGCTCAAACGGTGTTTGGGCAGTGGCAGGTCGATGCCATTACGTTGTGTTCCTATGCTGGGCAGGACCACGTTGCCCCCTTTTTGGTGCATTCCGGTAAAGCGGTGTTCGTGTTGTGCTGTACCTCCAATCCTGCCGCAGGCATATTGCAGGATTACCCCACGCCAGAAACGCCCTTCTATTTACAGGTTGCGAAGGAAGCGAGAACCTGGGGTACTCCCAGACAACTGGGGTTAGAGGTGGGAACGACAACACCAGACGTGCTGGCAAAAGTACGGGCGATCGCACCCGAACGGGTCATCCTGGTACGCAGCATCTGGCAAGAAGGAACGGACTTACCCCAAATTCTGACCGCTGGTCTGGATGCCTATGGCGAAGGTTTGCTGATCCCTGTTCCCCAGGATTGGCTCAGTCAGGAGCATCCCGGTGAACTTGTGCAGTCGTTGCGGGAACAAGTCAACCAGATTAGAACTCAAATTGTGCGGGAAGGTTCAACGTGCGATCTGTGGATGCCTGATGTCTGCATCCTGAACCAGCATCCCCATCTGGACTTGATTTTGCAGCTTTACGATATCGGTTGCATTCTGTTTGGTGAGTTTGTGCAGGCATCCGGAGCGGTTTTCCCTTATTACATTGATCTCCGTAAGATTATTTCCAACCCTCAGCTTTTCCATCAGATTCTGACTGCCTATGCTGTCATTCTCAAAACATTAGAATTCGATCGCATTGCAGGGATTCCCTATGGCTCTTTGCCCACCGCAACTGGATTGGCATTGCATTTGAACCGACCGATGATCTTTCCCCGTAAGGAGGTAAAAGCGCATGGAACTCGTCGTGTGATTGAAGGTAACTTTGAACCCGGAGAAACGGTTGTCGTTGTTGATGACATTCTCATCAGTGGCAATAGTGCAATGGAAGGAGCTGCCAAACTTCAGTCGGCAGGCTTGATGGTACAGGATATTGTGGTTTTTATGGATCACGAGCAAGGCGTGAAGGACCGTTTATCCGCCAACGGCTACCGGGCACATTCGGTGTTAACCATTTCTGAAATTACCGAAACTCTGTATCAAGCTGGACGAATCAACGAAGCCCAATACGAGGCATTTGCAGACGTATCACGATCCTGA
- a CDS encoding hemolysin family protein: MILPIPSYLVVTSDISPLLGDVRLDIAALILMLMLSAFFSGSETTITALDNLKLKALIKEQGDPSRIFTLVLKNRRMFITTLLVGNTLVNNFSAILTSNLFSLWFGNRAIGIATFVVTFLTLTFGEIVPKSLAINNVMPIFRLVVYPIYWISRFLSFFGIIRLFETITQSAIRTFQGNVVHQGESLQDLELMIEILGGKGQLDLDKHQLLNKALTLDQLSAREVVKPRIEMRTISRDATLQELVDLCLETGYSRIPVQEESKDEIVGIIHLKRALQHLSSLRQEGQTNGPVTEAMNPPVYVPDTKRVADLLKEMLQQRLHIAIVVDEYGGTVGLVTLEDILEELVGEIYDESDFPSRAILTRSTSLARGTGIK, translated from the coding sequence GTGATTTTACCCATTCCTTCCTATTTAGTGGTCACCTCCGATATTAGTCCCCTGCTGGGAGATGTCCGGTTGGACATTGCAGCCCTGATCCTGATGTTGATGCTGTCGGCATTCTTTTCTGGCTCGGAAACAACGATCACTGCTTTGGATAACTTGAAACTGAAGGCGTTAATTAAAGAACAGGGAGATCCGAGCCGTATCTTTACCCTGGTGCTTAAAAATCGCCGCATGTTTATTACTACCCTTTTGGTGGGCAATACTTTAGTCAATAACTTTTCTGCCATTTTGACCAGTAACCTGTTTAGCCTGTGGTTTGGCAATCGGGCGATCGGGATTGCAACGTTTGTTGTCACTTTCCTGACGCTAACCTTTGGTGAAATTGTGCCGAAGTCACTGGCAATTAACAATGTCATGCCCATCTTCCGATTAGTCGTTTATCCCATCTATTGGATCTCCCGGTTTTTGTCTTTTTTTGGCATTATCCGGTTGTTTGAAACCATTACCCAGTCAGCAATCCGCACATTTCAAGGGAATGTCGTTCATCAGGGTGAATCGCTGCAAGATTTGGAGTTAATGATTGAAATTTTGGGTGGGAAAGGGCAGTTAGATTTAGATAAACACCAGCTCCTAAACAAGGCACTAACCCTCGATCAACTGAGTGCCAGGGAAGTGGTTAAGCCTCGCATTGAGATGCGCACAATTTCCCGTGATGCCACACTTCAGGAACTAGTCGATCTGTGTTTGGAGACGGGCTATTCTCGCATTCCAGTTCAGGAAGAGTCAAAGGATGAGATCGTTGGGATCATTCACCTGAAGCGAGCACTTCAGCATCTTAGCTCTCTGCGCCAGGAGGGACAAACGAATGGGCCTGTAACCGAAGCAATGAACCCACCTGTATATGTGCCCGATACAAAGCGGGTAGCAGATCTGTTGAAGGAAATGCTACAACAACGCCTCCATATTGCGATCGTTGTGGATGAGTACGGTGGCACCGTTGGGTTGGTAACGCTGGAAGATATTCTGGAGGAACTGGTGGGCGAAATTTACGACGAGAGTGATTTTCCCAGTCGAGCGATTTTAACCCGAAGTACTTCCCTGGCAAGGGGAACAGGGATTAAGTAA
- a CDS encoding DUF5615 family PIN-like protein, whose translation MKIWVDAQLPPTLANWMAVTFGLETAALRDLSLRDAQDIEIFAAARSENAVIMTKDSDFVDLVCRLGTPPQILWITCGNVTNRNLR comes from the coding sequence ATGAAGATTTGGGTTGACGCGCAATTGCCCCCAACTTTGGCAAATTGGATGGCTGTCACCTTTGGACTAGAAACTGCTGCTTTACGAGACTTATCGCTTCGAGATGCTCAAGACATCGAAATTTTTGCCGCAGCACGATCCGAAAATGCTGTGATTATGACGAAAGATAGTGACTTTGTTGATCTGGTGTGTCGCCTAGGAACGCCTCCTCAAATCCTGTGGATCACCTGTGGTAATGTTACAAATCGCAACCTGCGGTAA
- a CDS encoding ketosteroid isomerase family protein — protein MSQRTQVTIEGIDNPTVLSYMNNLNANDFDALIQLFVPDGALQPPFQKPIVGKDAVLRFFREECQNLKLMPERGVAEPAQDGYTQIKVTGKVQTPWFGAGVGMNMSWRFLLDPENKIFFVAIDLLASPKELLNLVR, from the coding sequence ATGTCGCAGCGCACCCAGGTCACGATCGAGGGGATCGATAACCCAACCGTATTGAGCTACATGAATAATTTGAATGCGAATGATTTTGATGCCCTGATTCAGTTATTTGTACCCGATGGTGCGTTGCAACCCCCCTTCCAAAAGCCGATCGTGGGCAAGGATGCTGTCCTCCGGTTCTTTAGAGAAGAATGCCAGAACCTTAAGTTAATGCCAGAACGAGGAGTTGCCGAACCCGCGCAGGATGGATACACCCAGATCAAAGTAACAGGGAAAGTACAAACCCCCTGGTTTGGCGCAGGGGTTGGAATGAATATGTCCTGGAGATTTTTACTCGATCCCGAAAACAAGATTTTCTTTGTGGCAATTGACTTACTGGCGTCTCCAAAGGAACTCTTAAACCTGGTTCGTTAA